From Gemmatimonadota bacterium, a single genomic window includes:
- a CDS encoding DUF362 domain-containing protein, whose amino-acid sequence MPEKPYTVRAASCDHRTPYEGVYETLKRITEPLAESWARIEKARKIVIKFNMMKPMDNVVRFKGRRQELVDDAVCRAVLQLLREHTDAEIYATDTNPYAPDKLTPDEFNYVHHLREYDVKYDDSNRPPWAVYEVPGGGNMFDRYILSGVFEDADEAISVAKMKNHSFMGITLCMKNLFGLPPIVPPGGRVRTYFHHAIRLSYVLPDLAMITNPCLNIIDGLVGQKGREWGGEGRVGDVLIAGDQITATDACGAYLMGHDPASDWPTPPFRRDRNHLLVAAQRGFGTVDLDEIDFESDVQTPVAHFDSDPDEAPALIHTLRRTACEQGLFYRDHRNDIVDRHRGEFIYMQEGEIAWHGEDPSVIGSHRSYSSAKPGSALWLKLVDPEETEGERFEVYDRCLSALSA is encoded by the coding sequence GCTTGCGGAGTCCTGGGCGCGCATCGAGAAAGCCCGGAAGATCGTCATCAAGTTCAACATGATGAAACCCATGGACAACGTCGTCCGATTCAAGGGGCGCCGGCAGGAACTGGTGGACGACGCGGTCTGCAGGGCCGTGCTGCAACTGCTTCGGGAACATACCGATGCGGAGATCTACGCCACGGACACCAATCCCTATGCGCCGGACAAACTTACGCCGGACGAGTTCAATTACGTCCACCACCTCCGGGAATACGACGTCAAGTACGACGACTCGAACCGGCCGCCCTGGGCGGTCTACGAGGTGCCGGGCGGCGGGAACATGTTCGACCGTTATATCCTGAGCGGCGTCTTCGAGGACGCGGACGAAGCCATTTCCGTGGCGAAGATGAAGAATCACTCGTTCATGGGCATCACGCTGTGCATGAAGAATCTCTTCGGGCTTCCGCCCATCGTTCCCCCGGGGGGACGGGTCCGAACGTATTTCCATCATGCGATCAGGCTCTCATACGTGCTTCCGGACCTGGCCATGATCACGAACCCCTGTCTGAACATCATCGACGGACTCGTGGGACAGAAGGGAAGGGAATGGGGCGGCGAAGGGCGCGTGGGCGACGTGCTGATCGCCGGCGATCAGATAACGGCCACGGACGCCTGCGGCGCCTACCTGATGGGGCACGATCCCGCGTCGGACTGGCCGACGCCGCCATTTCGCCGGGACCGGAATCATCTCCTGGTGGCCGCACAGCGGGGTTTCGGCACGGTAGACCTGGACGAAATCGATTTCGAAAGCGATGTCCAAACCCCGGTGGCGCACTTCGATTCGGATCCCGATGAAGCGCCCGCACTGATCCATACGCTGCGGCGCACGGCCTGTGAACAGGGCCTGTTCTACCGCGATCACCGGAACGACATCGTGGACCGTCACCGCGGAGAATTCATCTACATGCAGGAGGGGGAAATCGCCTGGCACGGCGAGGATCCCTCCGTGATCGGCAGCCACCGGTCCTACAGCTCGGCAAAGCCCGGCAGCGCCCTGTGGCTCAAGCTGGTGGACCCCGAGGAGACGGAAGGCGAGCGATTCGAGGTCTACGACCGCTGCCTTTCCGCCCTGTCGGCCTGA